The genomic region CGATGCCGGCGTAGATTCCATAATCTGTGCCATCTTCGTACTTGTTCAGCGGCATGGCAAAATCAAGCCGCAGCGGGCCGAAAGGTGTGGCATATCGAATTCCGGCGCCGGCGCCGGCGCGGATATCGGAAAAACCGGGAAAGGTGCTGTCCGATACGGTGCCGACATCGAGGAAGGGCACGATGCCGATCGTATCGGTGATCTTGATGCGGGCCTCCAGCGAAGCCGTGACATAGGAGCGGCCGCCGGTCGGGTCGCCATTGTCGTTATAGGGCGAGATTTCCTGATAGCTGTATCCGCGCACCGAGCCGCCGCCGCCGGCAAAGAAGCGCTGCGTGGCCGGAATATTCTCGATGCCGCCGCCGCCGATCAGCACCCCGGCGGCGACCTTGCCGGCCAGCACCAGGCGATCCTCGGCGCCGAAGGGCAGATAGCCGGAGACCGAGCCCTGGAAGGCCGCATAGGGCGTGGCATTGAAGATCTCGTAGCCGGGCTTGGCCGAAAATGTCGCGCGATAGCCCTCCGTCGGATTGAACTTGTCGTCGCGGGCGTCGCGGTCATATTGCAGCGGCATGGTGAAGGTCAGATAGTCGTTGGTGCCGAAGGCGTCGTCGTCGCGCTCCCAGCTGACCTCGCCGCTCGCCGAGACGGTGTCCCGGTCGGTCAGCTCGTAGGAGAGGCCGAGCGAGGCGGTGACGAGCGTCGCATTGTAGGCATCCGGATTTTCGGTCTTGGCGACGATGCCGGCCTTCAGTGTGGCGGCGGGGAAGAAGGCGCCGGGCTTGGTGAAGAGGATGCCGGCGGAATAGTCGAGGCTGCCGACATCGGTGGTTTCGCCAAGCCGCGACACCGATCCTTCGATCCGCAGCGTTTCAGCTTCCCCGAACAGGTTGCGATGGCCCCAATAGCCCTGAACCCCGAAGCCGTCGGTGGTGGAATATTGGGCGCCGACGCCGAAATAACGCCGCTTGCCTTCGGACACCTCGATCGTCATCGGCAAGGTGCCATCCGGCGCCAGCGCATCGCCTTCGTGAATGGTGACGCTCGAAAAGACGCCGAGGGCGCGAAGCCGCTCGCCCGCCTTCTTCAGCGCCTCAGGAGAATAGGCTTCGCCCTTGTCGAGCCGGGAATAGCGCTGGATGAACCCGGGTTTGACGGTCTTTTCGCCGGTGACGCCGACATCGCCGATCGGAGCGACCGGGCCGCCTTCGGCTGCAAGCACGATATCGACGGTGTCACTCCTGTGGTCGGCGACGACCTTGCGTTCGGTCAGCTTGGCGAAGGGCCGGCCCTCGCTCTTCAGCTGCTCGACGATCTTGTCGCCGGCCTTGATGATGACGAGCGAGCCGGCTTCGGCGCCGGGGGCCAGATCGTAATCGGCGGGGTTGTGGTTTGCGGCATCGCCGCCGAACTGGACCTCCCTGACCTTGAAGACCGGGCCGGGCGCGATGTCGACGGTGACGGGGACCGGCCCGGATCGGTCGAAGCTCGGATTGGGCGGCAGGTCGTCGATATTCTTGCCGTCGACGGTGATCGTCACCACGCCGCCATACCGGGCCTTTTCATACAGGGTGGCGATCAGCCGTTCGCGGTCGTCGCGGGCCTTGACGACGATGCCGAGATCGCCGGACACCGGCTGCTTCTGGTCGCCCACAAGCCGGGAACTGTTCTGCAGCGCTTCTTTGAGGTCGGGATCGGCGGTGTCGGCTTTGAGGTTGACGCTATAGCGCACCGGATCGGGCACCTGCTGCGTTTCGTCCTCGTCCTTGCCGAAAATGGTGATGCCGAAAAGCTTGAAGGCGTAAGCGTCGCCGATCAGGACCGGTGAGAACGCAGCTGCCGCTGCGACCACCATCATGGTGCCTGTTCGCCGATACGCAGTACCTGTTTTCGGGCCTGTCCCTCTAATCCGCATACGCCGCTTTTGGTTCGGTCTACAATGAAGCTTCGTTGCCCAGCCGTGAACAGCTTAGCGGCAAAATCGCGCGGGGTGTACCATTTTAAATTGCCAGCGCGCTAATTTAGCACAAAAAATCCCGGAGCTGTGTCCGGGATTTCCTGTTTTTGCGAT from Rhizobium sp. BT03 harbors:
- a CDS encoding autotransporter assembly complex family protein → MRIRGTGPKTGTAYRRTGTMMVVAAAAAFSPVLIGDAYAFKLFGITIFGKDEDETQQVPDPVRYSVNLKADTADPDLKEALQNSSRLVGDQKQPVSGDLGIVVKARDDRERLIATLYEKARYGGVVTITVDGKNIDDLPPNPSFDRSGPVPVTVDIAPGPVFKVREVQFGGDAANHNPADYDLAPGAEAGSLVIIKAGDKIVEQLKSEGRPFAKLTERKVVADHRSDTVDIVLAAEGGPVAPIGDVGVTGEKTVKPGFIQRYSRLDKGEAYSPEALKKAGERLRALGVFSSVTIHEGDALAPDGTLPMTIEVSEGKRRYFGVGAQYSTTDGFGVQGYWGHRNLFGEAETLRIEGSVSRLGETTDVGSLDYSAGILFTKPGAFFPAATLKAGIVAKTENPDAYNATLVTASLGLSYELTDRDTVSASGEVSWERDDDAFGTNDYLTFTMPLQYDRDARDDKFNPTEGYRATFSAKPGYEIFNATPYAAFQGSVSGYLPFGAEDRLVLAGKVAAGVLIGGGGIENIPATQRFFAGGGGSVRGYSYQEISPYNDNGDPTGGRSYVTASLEARIKITDTIGIVPFLDVGTVSDSTFPGFSDIRAGAGAGIRYATPFGPLRLDFAMPLNKYEDGTDYGIYAGIGQSF